A part of Melittangium boletus DSM 14713 genomic DNA contains:
- a CDS encoding alpha-2-macroglobulin family protein, with the protein MRFSTRIAALAALVFAGVASAKPLYITVPRAYGSSEPVGVDVAFESKGPVELRVLKPANTDAFIRAQGDIRRAYETPPVLANPGNALSRGLNAVRPPGSFLLYALGTQFRDAVAPGLPQRPPPPPGRALARVSEGMAKLVGVPTGFSVVRSQWLNLDLGGSDREFNVPGFDTFGYDSGYQERHLELAPLPAGTYILQIVQGQVEGQVVLVVTDLTVQLKQTDGQVLVRVAGRDQKPRAGAEVRVYLPTGKGPTGTTDAQGEVTLAVQEPRLIATASVGEDTALVDTDFYSSLAVAPDVFIYSDRPVYKPGDEVKFRGLVRQPDSYLARLFTPRRREVSVKLVSAEGREVRTQAKVDEFGAFNGGMKVPEDLGTGVLRVLAELDTQPHQGEARVQDYVKPTFYLELRPEKETVVPGETLHATVRARRYAGGVPVGTRYEVFLYRSLLDSPAWVDDAGMGGQGSAVTYGSASTTEGALSVPERLFSTVAEREASEDPWASAPVFDEEGNAVIDIPVPALKEGEERLPYRYTLTVRARDDQKTFANASAAFFLSKVEVLGTARFSAAVVKKGAEATLSIRASTLSGKAYGATKGEVEFVLRRADGGEKSLGKRSFTTAADGVAREKVPTSDVGTVVARVTVKDKGGEAWTGEEQVLVIGGEDEPVAQVPNLTLAALAGTLSPGDTAQLVGLLPQGWGPGGKDAGPVWLTFSGAGVYGTKLLELKGRTLVHDFEVEKRFGSAVYASVAYPTASGRWEERTVGFRIVPTERTLTVSLQPRRAEATPLTEQVIDIRVTDHEGRGLVSQLSVGVVDKAVYAIQNEFRPTVLDFFYPPGRDNVATFFSAEFQGYGYGEALARKMAGLPDHAFASIKPPTRQARDLDRDTAFWSPTVVTDRDGRATVRFKLPSNQTLWVVTGVAADTSGRFGEGTAEFATRGGLNLYAALPRFLRQGDEALASVRLSAGEASTAEQRLNVRLAAAGVLEPAEDKREVTLAQGGEQVLPLTLKAKGSGVASLAVEVTGGKEPLRDRRSVEVRPGVLEEPVKVSHWGGGALSLPVAASASVSGVELVLQPSLVDAALSNVRELLSYPYGCLEQLVSTTVPNVALYQTLKKSGSLEALDPDSQALLAEARSRAVQGMARILDLSVKGGGFTWFGGYSTADVPMTLIALDGLAYAVEAGLVDRNDTRITEGLRWLEAQEGLPFEWDATRAWVLARLDGGRQAARVRALVQSAPPGDLYPLALAVLAAEKADVMKEPALKGRIDELVARSNEGFVTLANLPAPSEALWRYPLRRVGLTAILGHAASFGKMDVDKARRRLLEALSEPGLSTFDRSTALLHSQWLIERDAKEFKKLAPPEVTGAKGQVRFVPRGMGLVAVLAPGTREVQVADFQGVASLRGTSATPLADVKPMAEGMSLARRYWVLREGGKVPLETGTSLSQGEHVYVELTLDARGDNRNRSAYYVVEDAVPAGFVPLIEDKEFRGPPHALPLAPEALKRRSLSPERATFFFEEPTWWSDSARTVGYVMRAQFAGSFSAPPAVIEDMYVPSIRGRTGADVLKVVASQKDASGVGQGGW; encoded by the coding sequence ATGAGGTTCTCCACTCGCATCGCGGCGCTGGCCGCGCTCGTCTTCGCCGGGGTGGCCTCGGCCAAGCCGCTCTACATCACCGTCCCCCGTGCCTACGGCAGCTCCGAGCCGGTGGGCGTGGACGTGGCCTTCGAGAGCAAGGGGCCCGTGGAGCTGCGGGTGCTCAAGCCCGCCAACACCGATGCCTTCATCCGCGCCCAGGGGGACATCCGCCGCGCGTACGAGACGCCGCCCGTGTTGGCCAACCCCGGCAACGCGCTCAGCCGGGGCCTCAACGCCGTGCGTCCTCCGGGCTCCTTCCTGCTCTACGCCCTGGGCACTCAGTTCCGCGACGCGGTGGCTCCGGGGTTGCCCCAGCGGCCGCCGCCTCCTCCGGGCCGGGCGCTGGCCCGCGTGTCCGAGGGCATGGCGAAGCTGGTGGGCGTGCCCACGGGTTTCTCCGTGGTGCGCAGCCAGTGGTTGAACCTGGACCTGGGCGGCTCGGATCGCGAGTTCAACGTCCCGGGCTTCGACACCTTCGGCTACGACAGTGGCTACCAGGAGCGGCACCTCGAGCTCGCCCCCCTGCCGGCCGGTACCTACATCCTGCAGATCGTCCAGGGCCAGGTGGAGGGGCAGGTGGTGCTGGTCGTCACGGACCTCACCGTGCAGCTCAAGCAGACGGATGGGCAGGTGCTGGTGCGCGTGGCGGGACGGGATCAGAAGCCCCGCGCGGGCGCCGAGGTGCGGGTGTACCTGCCCACGGGCAAGGGCCCCACGGGCACCACGGACGCCCAGGGCGAGGTGACGCTCGCCGTCCAGGAGCCGCGCCTCATCGCCACGGCCTCCGTCGGCGAGGACACCGCGCTCGTGGACACGGACTTCTACTCGTCGCTCGCGGTGGCGCCGGACGTGTTCATCTACAGCGATAGGCCCGTGTACAAGCCGGGGGACGAGGTGAAGTTCCGCGGGCTCGTGCGTCAGCCGGACAGCTACCTGGCGCGCCTGTTCACCCCCCGGCGGCGCGAGGTGTCGGTGAAGCTCGTGTCGGCCGAGGGCCGCGAGGTGCGCACCCAGGCGAAGGTGGACGAGTTCGGCGCCTTCAACGGCGGCATGAAGGTGCCCGAGGACCTGGGCACGGGCGTGCTGCGCGTGCTGGCGGAGCTGGACACCCAGCCGCACCAGGGCGAGGCGCGCGTGCAGGACTACGTGAAGCCCACGTTCTACCTGGAGCTGCGGCCGGAGAAGGAGACGGTGGTGCCGGGCGAGACGCTGCACGCCACGGTGCGGGCGCGGCGCTACGCGGGCGGTGTGCCGGTGGGCACGCGCTACGAGGTGTTCCTCTACCGCTCGCTCCTGGATTCACCGGCCTGGGTGGATGACGCGGGCATGGGCGGGCAGGGCAGCGCGGTGACGTACGGCAGCGCCTCCACCACGGAGGGCGCGCTGAGCGTGCCCGAGCGCCTGTTCTCCACGGTGGCCGAGCGCGAGGCGTCCGAGGACCCCTGGGCGAGCGCTCCGGTGTTCGACGAGGAGGGCAACGCGGTGATCGACATCCCGGTCCCCGCGCTCAAGGAAGGCGAGGAGCGCCTGCCCTACCGCTACACGCTCACGGTGCGCGCGCGGGATGATCAGAAGACGTTCGCCAACGCGAGCGCCGCCTTCTTCCTGTCCAAGGTGGAGGTGCTGGGCACGGCGCGCTTCTCGGCGGCGGTGGTGAAGAAGGGCGCGGAGGCCACGCTGAGCATTCGCGCCAGCACCCTGTCCGGCAAGGCCTACGGCGCCACGAAGGGCGAGGTGGAGTTCGTCCTGCGCCGGGCGGATGGCGGCGAGAAGAGCCTGGGCAAGCGGAGCTTCACCACGGCGGCGGACGGCGTGGCGCGCGAGAAGGTGCCCACCTCGGACGTGGGCACGGTGGTGGCGCGCGTCACGGTGAAGGACAAGGGCGGCGAGGCGTGGACGGGCGAGGAGCAGGTGCTCGTCATCGGCGGCGAGGACGAGCCCGTGGCCCAGGTGCCCAACCTGACGCTGGCCGCGCTCGCGGGCACGCTGTCTCCGGGAGACACCGCGCAGCTCGTGGGCCTGCTGCCCCAGGGCTGGGGCCCGGGTGGCAAGGACGCGGGCCCGGTGTGGCTGACGTTCTCGGGCGCGGGCGTGTACGGCACGAAGCTGCTCGAGCTCAAGGGCCGCACGCTCGTGCACGACTTCGAGGTGGAGAAGCGCTTTGGCAGCGCGGTGTACGCCTCGGTGGCGTACCCCACGGCCTCGGGCCGCTGGGAGGAGCGCACCGTGGGCTTCCGCATCGTCCCCACCGAGCGCACGCTCACCGTGTCACTGCAGCCTCGCCGCGCCGAGGCCACGCCCCTCACCGAGCAGGTCATCGACATCCGGGTGACGGACCACGAGGGCCGGGGTCTGGTGTCCCAGCTCTCCGTGGGCGTGGTGGACAAGGCCGTCTACGCCATCCAGAACGAGTTCCGCCCGACGGTGCTCGACTTCTTCTACCCGCCGGGCCGCGACAACGTGGCCACCTTCTTCTCCGCCGAGTTCCAGGGCTACGGCTATGGCGAGGCCCTGGCGCGCAAGATGGCGGGGCTGCCCGACCATGCCTTCGCCTCCATCAAGCCCCCCACGCGCCAGGCGAGGGACTTGGATCGGGACACGGCCTTCTGGAGTCCCACCGTCGTCACGGACCGAGACGGCCGGGCCACGGTGCGCTTCAAGCTGCCCTCCAACCAGACGCTCTGGGTGGTGACGGGCGTGGCGGCGGACACCTCGGGCCGCTTCGGCGAGGGCACCGCGGAGTTCGCCACCCGGGGCGGGCTCAACCTGTACGCGGCGCTGCCGCGATTCCTCCGCCAGGGGGATGAAGCGCTCGCGTCGGTGCGCTTGTCGGCGGGCGAGGCGTCCACGGCCGAGCAGCGCCTGAACGTGCGGCTCGCGGCGGCGGGCGTGCTCGAGCCGGCCGAGGACAAGCGCGAGGTGACGCTCGCCCAGGGCGGCGAGCAGGTGTTGCCCCTCACCTTGAAGGCGAAGGGGTCGGGCGTGGCTTCCCTGGCGGTGGAGGTGACGGGCGGCAAGGAGCCGCTGCGTGACCGGCGCTCGGTGGAGGTGCGGCCCGGCGTGCTGGAGGAGCCGGTGAAGGTGTCGCACTGGGGAGGGGGGGCGCTGTCCCTGCCCGTGGCGGCGAGCGCGAGCGTGTCCGGCGTGGAGCTGGTGCTCCAGCCGTCGCTGGTGGACGCGGCGCTCTCCAACGTGCGCGAGCTGCTCTCCTACCCGTACGGGTGCCTGGAGCAGCTCGTGTCCACCACGGTGCCCAACGTGGCGCTGTACCAGACGCTCAAGAAGTCCGGCTCGCTGGAGGCGTTGGATCCCGACAGCCAGGCGCTGCTCGCCGAGGCGCGCAGCCGCGCGGTGCAGGGCATGGCGCGCATCCTGGACCTGTCCGTCAAGGGCGGCGGCTTCACCTGGTTCGGTGGCTACAGCACCGCCGACGTGCCCATGACGCTCATCGCCCTGGACGGGCTCGCGTACGCGGTGGAGGCGGGGCTCGTGGATCGCAACGACACGCGCATCACCGAGGGCCTGCGCTGGCTGGAGGCCCAGGAGGGGCTGCCCTTCGAGTGGGACGCCACGCGGGCGTGGGTGCTCGCGCGCCTGGACGGCGGACGGCAGGCGGCCCGGGTGCGCGCGCTGGTGCAGTCGGCGCCGCCGGGAGACCTCTATCCGCTGGCGCTGGCGGTGCTCGCGGCGGAGAAGGCGGACGTGATGAAGGAGCCCGCGCTCAAGGGCCGCATCGACGAGCTGGTGGCCCGGAGCAACGAGGGCTTCGTCACGCTGGCGAACCTGCCCGCGCCGAGCGAGGCCCTGTGGCGCTATCCGCTGCGCCGGGTGGGCCTCACCGCCATCCTCGGCCACGCGGCGTCCTTCGGGAAGATGGACGTGGACAAGGCGCGCCGGCGGCTCCTGGAGGCGCTCAGCGAGCCCGGCTTGTCCACCTTCGATCGGAGCACGGCGCTCCTGCACTCGCAGTGGCTCATCGAGCGCGACGCGAAGGAGTTCAAGAAGCTCGCGCCGCCAGAGGTGACGGGGGCCAAGGGGCAGGTGCGCTTCGTCCCGCGGGGCATGGGCCTGGTGGCGGTGCTGGCGCCGGGCACGCGCGAGGTCCAGGTGGCCGACTTCCAGGGCGTGGCGAGCCTCCGGGGCACGTCCGCCACGCCGCTCGCGGACGTGAAGCCCATGGCCGAGGGCATGAGCCTCGCGCGGCGCTACTGGGTGCTGCGCGAGGGCGGCAAGGTGCCGCTCGAGACGGGCACCAGCCTGAGCCAGGGCGAGCACGTGTACGTGGAGCTGACGTTGGACGCGCGGGGCGACAACCGCAACCGCTCGGCCTACTACGTGGTGGAGGACGCGGTGCCGGCGGGCTTCGTGCCCCTGATCGAGGACAAGGAGTTCCGCGGCCCACCGCACGCCCTGCCGCTCGCGCCCGAGGCCCTCAAGCGCCGCTCGCTGAGTCCCGAGCGCGCCACGTTCTTCTTCGAGGAGCCGACCTGGTGGAGCGACAGCGCGCGCACGGTGGGCTACGTGATGCGGGCGCAGTTCGCCGGGTCGTTCTCCGCGCCTCCCGCCGTCATCGAGGACATGTACGTCCCGAGCATTCGCGGGCGCACGGGGGCGGACGTGTTGAAGGTGGTGGCGTCGCAGAAGGACGCGAGCGGCGTCGGCCAGGGCGGTTGGTGA
- a CDS encoding SpoIID/LytB domain-containing protein, translated as MGWAAVTAVLFAATPVFLTRGDVTPEAGLRAEAEAAWRALESRYVAEAGGAPARAPATISLRRGEGLLPSRNGQGQPGVVELRQGSPGVLDARLRVALRHELAHQLLWWACPASSEDRLFHESFALAVSGELAEWREAPYLSLTNAAVELARAPNVDTPRARRALARVLNEDAGFPSALTRRLRQCQQGTRWTVPMSVEELAGVGARAAASATVVLSRHSGEVLLSEGEVRTAMPYGSTLKPFVVAGSTAPPPVLSARKGPVEWACGEGFPERMDVKAALLRSCNGYFLDWEGQGSAPRGFGAWGAVLSAVGLSSAPLDMADAIGLRANLRLSAWGLAQAYRLLAEARPDLLAVLADNASRGTLSELPASKDYAGVAAKTGTVRDAESRPVLGWIVAVDADVVAVLARPGKTPRAFAHEVPEVLARVRSKRGGLDAARVQVLGLLSPGAIEARCRGAGFFLEGGTPHVLPGDFTKLEPLVEKGAAVCLGSPWRVRFPEVPEGRDYAGVFTKSPPPPYAPPPGVPTSPTALKARRGSDFLFRTTRLQYTAGGVTAEDAGLKGEARVALARVVAHNERHADSRHPGRPVCDTTHCQAFRGTVRVSPEDERALRAPALRWRRWLPFSQGGDAPWRQARPRAQVEALLGRGVTSLRFSEGRVHYLRTKHEGGAVYDAPESLPCEVLRSALKLPACPRTAVLEDARVSFQGQGQGHGEGLDVEAAKARGWSQERLLEDAYGSP; from the coding sequence ATGGGGTGGGCCGCCGTGACGGCCGTGCTGTTCGCGGCCACCCCCGTCTTCCTCACCCGGGGCGACGTGACGCCCGAGGCGGGGCTGCGCGCCGAGGCCGAAGCCGCCTGGCGGGCCCTGGAGTCCCGCTACGTGGCCGAGGCGGGAGGTGCCCCCGCCCGGGCCCCGGCCACCATCTCCCTGCGGCGGGGCGAGGGGCTGTTGCCCTCGCGCAACGGGCAGGGACAGCCGGGCGTGGTGGAGCTGCGGCAGGGCTCGCCCGGGGTGCTGGATGCGCGGCTGCGCGTGGCGCTGCGGCACGAGTTGGCGCACCAGTTGCTGTGGTGGGCGTGTCCGGCCTCCTCGGAGGATCGGCTCTTCCACGAGTCCTTCGCGCTGGCGGTGAGCGGCGAGCTGGCCGAGTGGCGGGAGGCGCCCTACCTGTCGTTGACGAACGCCGCGGTGGAGCTGGCGCGTGCTCCCAACGTGGACACGCCCCGGGCGAGACGCGCCCTGGCGCGGGTGCTGAACGAGGACGCGGGCTTCCCGAGCGCCCTGACGCGGCGGTTGCGCCAGTGCCAGCAGGGCACGCGCTGGACGGTGCCGATGTCCGTGGAGGAACTGGCCGGAGTGGGCGCGCGGGCCGCCGCGTCCGCCACGGTGGTGCTCAGCCGCCACTCGGGCGAGGTGTTGCTCTCCGAGGGAGAGGTGCGCACGGCGATGCCTTATGGCTCGACGCTCAAGCCCTTCGTGGTGGCGGGGAGCACCGCGCCGCCGCCCGTGCTCTCCGCGAGGAAGGGCCCGGTGGAATGGGCCTGTGGTGAGGGCTTCCCCGAGCGCATGGACGTGAAGGCGGCGCTCCTGCGCTCGTGCAATGGCTACTTCCTGGACTGGGAGGGGCAGGGGAGCGCGCCGAGGGGCTTCGGGGCCTGGGGCGCGGTGCTCTCGGCGGTGGGCTTGTCGAGCGCGCCCCTGGACATGGCGGATGCCATCGGTCTGCGCGCGAACCTCCGCCTCTCCGCCTGGGGCCTGGCGCAGGCGTACCGGTTGCTGGCGGAGGCGCGGCCGGACCTGCTCGCGGTGCTCGCGGACAACGCCTCGCGGGGGACGCTGTCCGAACTGCCCGCGTCGAAGGACTACGCGGGCGTGGCGGCGAAGACAGGCACGGTGCGGGACGCGGAGAGCCGGCCGGTGCTCGGGTGGATCGTCGCGGTGGACGCGGATGTGGTGGCGGTGCTGGCGCGGCCGGGGAAGACGCCGCGCGCCTTCGCCCACGAAGTGCCCGAGGTGTTGGCCCGGGTGCGGAGCAAGCGCGGGGGATTGGACGCCGCGCGCGTGCAGGTGCTGGGTCTGCTGTCGCCGGGCGCCATCGAGGCGCGTTGCCGGGGCGCGGGCTTCTTCCTGGAGGGAGGCACGCCCCATGTTCTTCCCGGAGACTTCACGAAGCTGGAACCCCTCGTGGAGAAGGGGGCGGCGGTCTGTCTGGGAAGCCCCTGGCGGGTGCGCTTCCCCGAGGTACCCGAGGGCCGCGACTACGCGGGCGTCTTCACGAAGTCCCCGCCGCCGCCCTATGCGCCGCCTCCGGGCGTCCCCACGAGTCCCACGGCGCTCAAGGCCAGACGGGGCTCGGACTTCCTCTTCCGCACCACGCGCCTGCAATACACGGCCGGAGGGGTGACGGCGGAAGACGCGGGGTTGAAGGGGGAGGCGAGGGTGGCGCTGGCGCGGGTGGTGGCGCACAACGAGCGGCACGCCGACAGCCGCCACCCGGGCCGTCCCGTCTGCGACACGACGCACTGCCAGGCCTTCCGGGGCACCGTGCGCGTGTCACCCGAGGACGAGCGGGCACTCCGGGCGCCCGCCCTGCGCTGGCGCCGATGGCTGCCCTTCTCCCAGGGGGGAGACGCGCCCTGGAGGCAGGCGCGTCCGCGCGCCCAGGTGGAAGCGCTCCTGGGCCGGGGCGTGACGTCGCTGCGCTTCTCGGAGGGGCGCGTGCACTACCTGCGCACGAAGCACGAGGGCGGCGCCGTGTACGACGCGCCGGAATCCCTGCCGTGCGAGGTGTTGCGCTCGGCGTTGAAGCTTCCCGCGTGCCCCCGGACGGCGGTCCTCGAGGACGCGCGCGTGTCGTTCCAGGGCCAGGGCCAGGGACATGGAGAAGGCCTCGACGTGGAGGCGGCGAAGGCCCGGGGCTGGAGTCAGGAGCGCCTGTTGGAAGACGCCTACGGCTCCCCGTGA
- a CDS encoding pectin acetylesterase-family hydrolase: MSKQWMLGLLVAAAPVAASAEVLVGGIVDVLVDGGNTYNWDKVALAGTKCGNGSQYKFFVHRSTTGSQNLLFFFEGGGACWDYDTCSGRAGVIGAANPNGIADDYMQQFTAKYVSPIVNGADPGLPFRSRTDIATKDWNIVYLPYCTGDVHVGNNVATYPDQTGQQPPLSWHHSGYTNTTAAINYAKTQFPNVQKLLVTGYSAGGTATSASYYFVRRGINPARGYFLNDSGPIFPAASTQDLSRSLHLKIRQSWNLDSVFNQFPASFDRNNMGTINRMVAMEFPNDQLAYTGYSRDYNYSRFSYERFLTPNDKESVLTYWKADQDKLVAEMNQFNNYSYFIPHERQINASHCSTIITFVGAHACQKMEKKKWYEYASEPWQSYKCNSEMISMSTFLQRFINENQRVRVYEPVNGYNAEDPGMQVLAPLINGAIGG, translated from the coding sequence ATGAGCAAGCAATGGATGTTGGGTCTTCTGGTGGCGGCGGCCCCGGTCGCCGCGAGCGCGGAAGTCCTCGTGGGCGGCATCGTCGACGTCCTGGTGGATGGCGGCAATACCTATAACTGGGACAAGGTCGCGCTGGCGGGCACGAAGTGTGGCAATGGCTCGCAATACAAGTTCTTCGTCCACCGCAGCACCACGGGCTCGCAGAACCTGCTGTTCTTCTTCGAGGGCGGTGGCGCGTGTTGGGACTACGACACGTGCAGTGGGCGCGCGGGCGTCATCGGGGCGGCCAACCCCAATGGCATCGCGGATGACTACATGCAGCAGTTCACCGCGAAGTATGTCTCGCCCATCGTGAACGGAGCCGATCCCGGCCTGCCCTTCCGCAGCCGCACGGACATCGCGACGAAGGACTGGAACATCGTCTACCTGCCCTACTGCACGGGCGACGTGCACGTGGGCAACAACGTGGCCACCTACCCGGATCAGACGGGGCAGCAGCCTCCGCTGAGCTGGCACCACTCCGGCTACACCAACACGACGGCGGCCATCAACTACGCCAAGACGCAGTTCCCCAACGTCCAGAAGCTGCTGGTCACCGGCTACAGCGCGGGCGGTACCGCCACCTCGGCCTCGTATTACTTCGTGCGCCGCGGCATCAACCCGGCGCGGGGCTATTTCCTGAATGACTCGGGCCCCATCTTCCCGGCGGCCAGCACCCAGGATCTCTCGCGCTCCCTGCACCTCAAGATCCGCCAGTCGTGGAACCTGGACTCGGTGTTCAACCAGTTCCCGGCGTCCTTCGATCGCAACAACATGGGCACCATCAACCGCATGGTCGCCATGGAGTTCCCGAACGATCAGCTCGCCTACACGGGCTATTCACGCGACTACAACTACTCGCGCTTCTCCTATGAGCGCTTCCTGACGCCCAATGACAAGGAGTCGGTGCTGACGTACTGGAAGGCGGATCAGGACAAGCTGGTCGCCGAGATGAACCAGTTCAACAACTACAGCTATTTCATCCCGCACGAGCGGCAGATCAACGCCAGCCACTGCAGCACGATCATCACCTTCGTGGGCGCGCACGCCTGCCAGAAGATGGAAAAGAAGAAGTGGTACGAGTACGCCTCCGAGCCGTGGCAGAGCTACAAGTGCAACAGCGAGATGATCTCGATGAGCACCTTCCTCCAGCGCTTCATCAATGAGAACCAGCGCGTCCGCGTCTACGAGCCTGTGAACGGCTACAACGCCGAGGATCCGGGCATGCAGGTGCTCGCGCCGCTCATCAACGGCGCCATCGGCGGCTGA
- a CDS encoding M4 family metallopeptidase, translating into MVRQRILAALLALPLAACAVEDSDKTPSESAEGVGTSSTADVKAALSVIPGAQVVGAHADGVPFMVRGEFGSTGQSLRGLAARDAHTRLGESLQRIAPIFRLNAADLVVSRSHVDERGHTHVRYAQMKNGLPVVGHELVVHVNESGLVYAANGSARDGEMVSNKAMLAEAAATKSALAATEGRELAAESSRLVYYRSEADGLLKLAHEVVVTGEGAGLPIRDHVFVSAQDGSVLGRTTDIHTALNRAVYSANNGSSLPGTLKRSEGGAATGDTHVDDNYGHLGTTYNCYKENFGRDSFNNAGAQLKSTVHYSTSYTNAFWNGSQMVYGDSDGVDAGPLGKSLDVTVHELTHAVTEYESDLTYSYESGALNEGISDIFAAYCESWTKGWSMDAPIWMIGDDIWTPGVPNDALRYMGNPTQDGSSKDYYPERYTGASDNGGVHWNSGIANLAFKLLSTGGTHPRAKTTTNVAGIGVQKAGAVFYKANTDYFTASTTFAQAKAYTGQAVEALGYSAADIASVADAWTAVGVGGTTTPPPSCTSNITLTNGTAITGISVDAGAWSCVYTLAVPAGATGLTFDMSGGTGDADMYVKFGSAPTDSSYDCRPYKGGNAESCPITTASAGTYYVKIKGYSAASGVSLKGSFTGGSPGGGDVLTNGVETAPFSGSTGTWSCYTLSVPSGKSSVVFTQAGKTGNTGDADLYVRFGSKPTTSTYNCRPYKSGNAESCTISSPSAGTWHVCSYAYSAFTNVTLKGAY; encoded by the coding sequence TTGGTTCGTCAACGCATTCTGGCCGCACTCCTCGCCCTGCCGCTCGCGGCGTGCGCGGTGGAAGACTCGGACAAGACTCCGTCAGAGAGCGCGGAGGGCGTGGGCACGTCGTCCACGGCCGACGTGAAGGCCGCGCTGAGCGTCATTCCCGGCGCGCAGGTCGTGGGCGCGCACGCGGACGGCGTGCCCTTCATGGTGCGCGGCGAGTTTGGCTCCACGGGCCAGTCGCTGCGCGGCCTGGCGGCGCGTGACGCGCACACCCGTCTGGGTGAGTCGCTCCAGCGCATCGCCCCCATCTTCCGCCTGAACGCGGCGGACCTGGTGGTGTCCCGCTCCCACGTGGACGAGCGTGGCCATACCCACGTGCGCTATGCGCAGATGAAGAACGGGCTGCCCGTGGTGGGCCACGAACTCGTCGTGCACGTGAACGAGTCCGGTCTCGTCTACGCGGCCAACGGCTCCGCGCGTGACGGGGAGATGGTCTCCAACAAGGCGATGCTCGCCGAGGCCGCGGCCACGAAGTCCGCGCTCGCGGCCACCGAGGGCCGCGAGCTCGCCGCCGAGAGCTCCCGGCTCGTCTACTACCGCTCCGAGGCGGACGGCCTCCTGAAGCTGGCCCACGAGGTGGTGGTGACGGGCGAGGGCGCCGGGCTGCCCATCCGCGACCACGTCTTCGTGAGCGCGCAGGACGGCTCCGTGTTGGGCCGCACCACGGACATCCACACGGCGCTCAACCGCGCGGTGTACAGCGCCAACAATGGCTCCAGCCTGCCCGGCACGCTCAAGCGCTCCGAGGGCGGCGCGGCCACGGGTGACACGCACGTCGACGACAACTACGGCCACCTGGGCACCACCTACAACTGCTACAAGGAGAACTTCGGCCGCGACTCGTTCAACAACGCGGGCGCGCAGCTCAAGAGCACGGTGCACTACAGCACCAGCTACACCAACGCCTTCTGGAACGGCTCGCAGATGGTGTACGGCGACAGCGACGGCGTGGATGCCGGTCCGCTGGGCAAGTCGCTGGACGTGACGGTGCACGAGCTGACGCACGCCGTGACGGAGTATGAGTCCGACCTCACCTACTCCTACGAGTCCGGCGCGCTCAACGAGGGCATCAGCGACATCTTCGCCGCCTACTGCGAGAGCTGGACGAAGGGCTGGTCCATGGACGCGCCCATCTGGATGATCGGCGACGACATCTGGACGCCCGGCGTGCCGAACGACGCCCTGCGCTACATGGGCAACCCCACGCAGGACGGCTCGTCGAAGGACTACTACCCGGAGCGCTACACGGGCGCCTCGGACAACGGCGGCGTGCACTGGAACTCGGGCATCGCCAACCTGGCGTTCAAGCTCCTGTCCACGGGTGGCACGCACCCGCGCGCCAAGACGACCACGAACGTGGCGGGCATCGGCGTGCAGAAGGCCGGCGCCGTCTTCTACAAGGCCAACACGGACTACTTCACGGCCTCCACCACCTTCGCCCAGGCCAAGGCGTACACCGGCCAGGCCGTGGAAGCGCTCGGCTACAGCGCGGCGGACATCGCGTCCGTGGCGGATGCCTGGACGGCGGTGGGCGTGGGCGGCACCACGACGCCTCCCCCGAGCTGCACCTCCAACATCACCCTGACCAACGGCACCGCCATCACGGGCATCTCCGTGGACGCGGGGGCCTGGAGCTGCGTCTACACGCTGGCCGTGCCCGCGGGCGCCACGGGCCTCACGTTCGACATGAGCGGCGGCACGGGTGACGCGGACATGTACGTGAAGTTCGGCTCCGCGCCGACCGACTCGTCCTATGACTGCCGTCCGTACAAGGGTGGCAACGCCGAGAGCTGCCCCATCACCACCGCCTCCGCCGGGACGTACTACGTGAAGATCAAGGGCTACTCGGCCGCCTCGGGTGTGAGCCTTAAGGGCTCGTTCACCGGGGGGAGCCCCGGTGGCGGTGACGTGCTGACCAACGGTGTGGAGACGGCTCCGTTCTCGGGCTCCACGGGCACGTGGTCCTGCTACACGCTCTCCGTGCCGAGCGGGAAGTCCTCGGTGGTCTTCACCCAGGCGGGCAAGACGGGCAACACG